Within the Setaria viridis chromosome 3, Setaria_viridis_v4.0, whole genome shotgun sequence genome, the region AGGGCATCCTGCTGCTGCTTTCTCTCTCTTAGCCAGTTTTCTGCCTCAGAGCACTCATTGATGACCTGTGTGCAATAAAAAAGATTAGCAACCAACAGTAGGATTTGACTCTTACAGCTGACTATTACACAACGGTGGAGTGCAGTACTACTAAGATCATGAGAAGGAACATCACCAAGACCTACCTTCTGTTTCTCTGATATGTCGATGTGCTCAAACTTTTGGTCATTAGACAAAGCAGCCTCTCTGAAACTGTTGATGCAGTACACCAGTTGGTCAATAGCGGAACCTCTCTCTGTCCACTCTTTGTACCGTGTCTCAATAGGATCGCCAATCTGCAGTTGAATATGTTTGATGAGCTAACAAAATGCACAAAGATACAAAAGAGAATATCAAACAATAAATAGGCAATAGGATCGCCAATCTGCAGTTGAATATGTTTGATGAGCTAACAAAATGCACAAAGATACAAAAGAGAATATCAAACAATAAATAGGCAGACGGTTCAACAAACATTGCAGTGAATCTACCTTTTTAAGTTCTTCCAGTTTAGCAATATAGACCCCCTTTGTCTCATCCTCACCATCTTCGTACAGCCAATCTTCAACCTCCTGAAGCCTAGAAATCagcccttccttctcctctggTGTGACAAAATCATTGTACTTGTCGTAGAGCTAAGTAAAGAAAAAACACAATTAGATACTGCTTTAGACTTATCCAAAGACCATCAGGGCATTCATCCCAATATACCTTGTTACGCATGTCATAAACATAAGCCTCCACAGcattcttcttctccttggtTTCTTCCATGATTCTGTCCTGAAGAGCCATCTCATACTCTTTCTCTACCGCCTTTTCCAGTTCAGCAGCAGGCAATGCACCATAGACTAACTCATGGACTGGAACAGCAGTTTTCTTAACTTTCTTTTTCGATGGCTCAacctaaaataaataaattattaagaAATGATTAGTCTTAGCATACGACCCTAACAGTCAAGAATACAAGTATGTAACTTGcgtaaaaaaatcaattgttacTGTTATAACACACATGAACAGAACATGAATGTGGCCCTATAAATTAGTCTTTTCTGTAACACCTTAAAGACCAGCAAAAAATCTGAATCAACAGCAAGGAATGAAAACTCATCTATAatctaataaataaataaattcaccGGTATGCTGCCAAAAAAAATCGTGTACTAATCCGTTTACTATCATACCTTTGCATCAGTTTCCATTGGAACAGATTTTTCCTCAGGATCTTGTGCTCCAttctcagcagcagcagcaccctcAGTTGTATCAGCACTTTTAGGCTCCTGCATGTTCACATCCGTTCCAGAAGAAGGGTCGCTTGGTGCATCATCTGTGTCCATCTTTGTAGCATCCTTCGGAGCTTCATTCACAGATGAAACTGGAACTTCCACATCATCCTCCTCCAGCATCTGCATGCAAAAGTTTAATACAGAAAAATGTTACAAAAACACTAGCCCCTATGGCGCAATTCCAAAGAAGATTGTACAAATACCTAGGCCTTGAAACTTACCAATGCTGAATCAACTGTGACGATCCCATGGATGTTGAGACGAACTTTAACTTTCAGTTTCGCCTTCTCACCTTTGGACGGTTGGAAAGGGCCAATCTGCAGAGAGTTCAGCACATCATACCAGATCAGCAATTAAAATACTGGCAAAGGCCAGAACGGTATACTTGAATAAATAGCACCAGCAAAACTATCGAATAGCAAAAACATTGTGTAAGACATTGCTTACCGTGTAAGTGCTTATTTTTTGTGAAATTTGTGAGTCACCCGTGTCGACGTACAAAACATCAACTTCAAATGTACTTGATCTATAGAAGGTCAGAGCTTTAACACTAGGAATTGCATTCCCCTTTGGGAATACAACCGTTTGCTGGGGTGAACCATCCTGGGAGTCCGGCTTCCACGACAATGCAATTGAGAAAGGAAACCCATCATTAACCTGCAAAAATATCAGTCCGGCGTCATGACTACAGGGCATAAAGGCATATTGTAATAAACCAATCGTTAATTTAAAACAGTTTTAAGATCATTTATGTTCACAAGTTTCAGGAAAACAAGGAAAATGAAATGAACTTAGTCACCTACAGTTAATTGAGCAGTTTTGCCATGAATGAAAAGCTTAAAAGTTTTTTCCAAACAATCTTCAAGAACATTCTGAATAATATTTTAACCAAACAGATCACCGAGCAATCAAAATAATTCTCTTTACTAGATACTACCCAAAAGGGACAGCACACTAAATACTGTCTCCAAACTTTCAACATAAATAGCCAACCCATGACAAGCAGATATCAAAAGGTGAATATTGGAAGGAAAATAAGTGATGATTGGCACGCAAGGTGGCATACAATTATTACAGTGCCCATTACAACCAGTAAAGCATAAATGGCATGTTAATGATGTATTGAACTAGTAGCGCTACAATCCAACCAATGGATTCAAACAAATGAGCAAAAGAGCTTATGAGTGAATACCTGAAACTCCCGCACTTTGAAAGTGGGGCTGAGAATAGCACATTGAAGAGCACATCCTCGCGCAACACACTCACTAGCATTCATGGTCCTCCTTGGCTCCTTCCCAAAAAACTCTGTAATTATCTTGATTATGGCTGGAACACGAGAACCGGATCCAACGACCTCAACAAAATGCACGTTTTCTGTCGTCAAGCCAGCTTCAGCCAGCGCCTTCTCCAATGGCCCTTTCACACGTTCCAGCACAGGGGCACTGATTTGTTCAAACTCCTCCCTCTTAATGAAGCCCCGCACATCCTTCTCATCCATCAAGCACTCTATATTCAGTGGTGCCTCTGGGTTGGCACTGAGCACCTTCTTCAGCTTCTCACATGCTACACGCAACCTAAGGCATGCCCGGGCATTCTGGTACACATCAATCTTATACTCCTCTTTGAACTTTGCCGCAAAGTGCTTAAAGAGGGCCTCATCAAAGTCCCTCCCACCGAGGGAACGGTCATATGCATGCGACAGCATCTTGAGCTGTCCCTTCTTGTAACCGACAATGCTGACCTGCATGCTAGCATGACCGACATCAACAAACGCGACATTGAGCTGCTCATGCTCTGGGAGATCGGTCTTGTAAATACCATAAGCCAACGCCGTGGCAGTTGTCTCATGGAACAGCCGTAACGGCCGAAGGCCTGCGATAGTGGCGGCATCAAGAACAGCCCTGCGCTGCAAGTCACTGAAGTACACAGGGATGCCAATGCAGCAGTCAACAACAGCAGCATTCAGGTTTCCCTCAGCAATGCCCTTGAGATTGGACAGCACCATGGCAAGCAGCTGGGTGGGAGTGAACGTCCTCTCCTCACCGAGGAACCGCACATGGACCAATGGAAAACTATCAGGGCCCTCCGTCACAcggaaggggaaggaggcgaGATCACTCTGCAGCTCAGGGTCAGAGAACTTGCGGCCCAGCAGTCGCTTGATCTGCGAGATTGAGTTCTTCGGGTTCATAGTAGAGGATGCGGCACCGGCGGTGCCGATGAACCGCTGCTTGTCCCCGAAGCAAACGATGGCTGGGGTCTCCCGCTTGGACTCCTCGTTGAGGACCACATCGATGCCGCGCTGCCGCGCGACAGCCACGATGCAGCTCTCATTGCCAAGGTCGAACCCCACCACGCTCATCTTCGATACGCCCTCAGCTACTACAGGTTAGATCTAGATCGCAATCAAACCCTGCAAACAGCAGCGATATCTACGAGTTAGGCGCGCCAGCAAATAATCTAGAACCCCCTCATCGATCCCACCCAAAAAAGCCACAAAACCCGATCTAGAACCCCTCAAAACACAGCCCATCCCTCTGCAAAATCTCGAAGTCACAGAGTTGCCTCCCAAAAAACACACACGAAAACCAAGTCACATGATTCGAGAACGCTAAAAATGGATGGGGGGAAATCCAGTCCAGTCCCAAGCCCAAAAACCCAGGGGGGTCGATCAAGTTCGGGGAGATCGGCATCCAATCAAACCATGAAGAGAGGCCGCGCGGGGTGGGGGCGGAGGGATTGGGTCGTACCTGAGGCGGGGCAGGGCCGAGGCCTCCGGAAGCTCGGTCCTGGCAGCGGAGCCTCGGCTTCTCGCttcgtcgtcgactcgtcgcCGTCTCCACAGAGCGCTTTCGTAGGCAGACGGGGAGgcagcgggggaggcggcgataTATCGGGCCTGGTGCTCGGGGCGGTGCGCCGTGGTGTGGTCTGTGGTGTGGCCCTGAACGTTCTAGGGGCTCCAGGAGATCTTATTCGGTCTGACGTGTGGGCCTGGGGCTTCCAGGTGCACGACGCCACGACGGAACCTTCTGGGCTCTTCCGGACTCCTCCGTACGAACAACAAGGAGCAGCAACTCACGTCGAATTTGTCAGTAAAATTTCTTATTACATTGGTTGGTGAGCGATTAGGTACTAATTAAATCACTTTGATTTGTGAGAAAGTGTGCTACGACGTGATAGGCTGGAATCCCGCACCGTCCACGTCCAGCAATTCAAACTGAGCCTGCGCCAAAAGGTGCTTGGTTAAAAATCATGGCCGCCACATATTGTTGTGTCAAATTTCATGTTCTTGTTTTGGTATACACGTTTGTTGGCAGATTTGCTCCCGAAgacccccgcccccccccccccccccatttcAATAAGTGTAAAAAACAAAAGACAGATTCATATTAAAAAACTGTAAATAATAAACTTACTTGACTCACCGGAtgatcattataaaaaaaaaacctcaCCGGATGATCCATACCATGACTAAACAACAACTGAGTAAAAATATGGTGGTG harbors:
- the LOC117848693 gene encoding heat shock 70 kDa protein 15 isoform X1 is translated as MSVVGFDLGNESCIVAVARQRGIDVVLNEESKRETPAIVCFGDKQRFIGTAGAASSTMNPKNSISQIKRLLGRKFSDPELQSDLASFPFRVTEGPDSFPLVHVRFLGEERTFTPTQLLAMVLSNLKGIAEGNLNAAVVDCCIGIPVYFSDLQRRAVLDAATIAGLRPLRLFHETTATALAYGIYKTDLPEHEQLNVAFVDVGHASMQVSIVGYKKGQLKMLSHAYDRSLGGRDFDEALFKHFAAKFKEEYKIDVYQNARACLRLRVACEKLKKVLSANPEAPLNIECLMDEKDVRGFIKREEFEQISAPVLERVKGPLEKALAEAGLTTENVHFVEVVGSGSRVPAIIKIITEFFGKEPRRTMNASECVARGCALQCAILSPTFKVREFQVNDGFPFSIALSWKPDSQDGSPQQTVVFPKGNAIPSVKALTFYRSSTFEVDVLYVDTGDSQISQKISTYTIGPFQPSKGEKAKLKVKVRLNIHGIVTVDSALMLEEDDVEVPVSSVNEAPKDATKMDTDDAPSDPSSGTDVNMQEPKSADTTEGAAAAENGAQDPEEKSVPMETDAKVEPSKKKVKKTAVPVHELVYGALPAAELEKAVEKEYEMALQDRIMEETKEKKNAVEAYVYDMRNKLYDKYNDFVTPEEKEGLISRLQEVEDWLYEDGEDETKGVYIAKLEELKKIGDPIETRYKEWTERGSAIDQLVYCINSFREAALSNDQKFEHIDISEKQKVINECSEAENWLRERKQQQDALPKHANPVVLVSDLKKKAETLDRFCKPTMTKPKPAPKPQTPPPQTPPSQPETQAPEPQTPEQQQGGAGAGGEPTSEGGAQEASGEQMDTDKPDNSAEA
- the LOC117848693 gene encoding heat shock 70 kDa protein 15 isoform X2 is translated as MSVVGFDLGNESCIVAVARQRGIDVVLNEESKRETPAIVCFGDKQRFIGTAGAASSTMNPKNSISQIKRLLGRKFSDPELQSDLASFPFRVTEGPDSFPLVHVRFLGEERTFTPTQLLAMVLSNLKGIAEGNLNAAVVDCCIGIPVYFSDLQRRAVLDAATIAGLRPLRLFHETTATALAYGIYKTDLPEHEQLNVAFVDVGHASMQVSIVGYKKGQLKMLSHAYDRSLGGRDFDEALFKHFAAKFKEEYKIDVYQNARACLRLRVACEKLKKVLSANPEAPLNIECLMDEKDVRGFIKREEFEQISAPVLERVKGPLEKALAEAGLTTENVHFVEVVGSGSRVPAIIKIITEFFGKEPRRTMNASECVARGCALQCAILSPTFKVREFQVNDGFPFSIALSWKPDSQDGSPQQTVVFPKGNAIPSVKALTFYRSSTFEVDVLYVDTGDSQISQKISTYTIGPFQPSKGEKAKLKVKVRLNIHGIVTVDSALMLEEDDVEVPVSSVNEAPKDATKMDTDDAPSDPSSGTDVNMQEPKSADTTEGAAAAENGAQDPEEKSVPMETDAKVEPSKKKVKKTAVPVHELVYGALPAAELEKAVEKEYEMALQDRIMEETKEKKNAVEAYVYDMRNKLYDKYNDFVTPEEKEGLISRLQEVEDWLYEDGEDETKGVYIAKLEELKKIGDPIETRYKEWTERGSAIDQLVYCINSFREAALSNDQKFEHIDISEKQKVGLGDVPSHDLSSTALHRCVIVSCKSQILLLVANLFYCTQVINECSEAENWLRERKQQQDALPKHANPVVLVSDLKKKAETLDRFCKPTMTKPKPAPKPQTPPPQTPPSQPETQAPEPQTPEQQQGGAGAGGEPTSEGGAQEASGEQMDTDKPDNSAEA